The Candidatus Nitrosopumilus sp. SW genomic sequence ATTTTTTTTGTTTCTTCCATGTTGACTTGCATTTTATCATCCGGAGTTGTATTTGTTAACTAGTTCTTGAGCCCATTTTGCAATTTTTGTTTTATCTAATTGGATGACTTCTACACCTGCTTCTTTTAGTAAGTCAAAGTCTGTTTCTGGATAAGAATCAAGACATACAAATTTTCTAATCCCAATTGTAATTGCCATTTTTGTACATTCTAGGCATGGAACAAATGTTGTGTATAGTACTGCTCCTTCTATTCCTGCCTCTATTCCTAGTATTGCACAATGCATTATTGCATTAGCTTCAGCATGATTACAAAGACATCTGTCAAGTGACGCTCCTGATTCTATCTTGCCTTCCATCCTTAATTGACATCTCTTACAACCTCCATCAAAACAATTTTTGATTCCAGGAGGTGTTCCGTTATATCCTGTTGCTAATTGCCTGTGGTTTCTAACAATAACTGCACCAACCTGTCTTGTGACACAGTTTGAACGAAGTTTTGCAAGTTCTGCTTGTAGCATAAAATACTCATCCCAATTTGGTCTCTCAAAAGTACTCAACACAAATTCTGTTTGTCTGTTCAATATATGGATCACGTTAAAATCAGATTTTTTGCGATCAACACCTTCTTGAACAATATATGCACAAACTTCTTTAACATCCTCTAAACTGGTGATTTAATGGCAAGCTATACAGCAGAAGTAAACGCTATTCACAAAAAATTCAATAGCGCTGTAAAAAAGGCAAAGACCAAAAAATCTTTGAACAAAGCTTATAGTGTTCATAAAAAAGCACATGAACGATTATTGAAAAAGCACCTTCGCGAGGAGACTGCTATGATTAATCGTGCAAAGAAAAAACTAGACTAGTTTTCTTTCTTTTTTATTTTTTATTGAGATTTTGCACTAATTCTAAGAATTTGTCAATTATTATTTTTGGTTGTGAATCAGCCAGCGCTAGCATTGCCCTTCCCATCTCTGAAATTATTGTCTGTTGCTCTTGTGTGAGATCCTTTTTAATTGATTCATATTTTTCTAATTGTTCTTCTACTGTTCTCCAATTAGGATCTTTATTCAAAGATTCTAACAATGATTGAAAATACTCTTCATTAGAGTTTTGGTCGCTCATATCTGTATCAAACGATAATGGGATAAAAATGGGCTTGTTTTATCAATTTTGATGATTACTGATACTCTTCTAGGCACAAATCCTTGTCAATTTGAAAGTAGAGAGTATGTGTTTGTCAATGGTTAACTATACGAAAGCATAAAATCAATAAATTACAAATTTTCTTTGTACGATGACTGAATTTATCGAAAAAAAATATGTCAAAAAAGACTCTATTGAAAAACGAGATTATCAAGTTAATCTTGCTGCTCAGGCAATATCTGAAAATTGTATTGTTGTTTTACCAACTGGACTTGGAAAAACTGCAATTGCATTACAAGTTATTGCAGAATATCTATCAAAGGGTACTGGCGGTGCATTGTTTTTAGCTCCAACACGAGTTCTTGTGAATCAACATTATGAATTTCTAAAAGAAAATTTAACATTAGATGACGTCTCTTTGATTACTGGAGAAGACACCATTCAAAAAAGAACCAAATTATGGAATAACAGTGTAATTTGTGCTACTCCTGAAATTGCAAAAAACGATTTAGATAGAGGTATTGTTTCACCTGATCAATTTAATCTTGTAATATTTGATGAGGTGCATAGAACTGTTGGGGATTATGCATATTCTGGTATTGCAGAACGTTTTGCGGATTCTAGTGCAAGAATTGTTGGGATGACTGCAACATTACCTAGTGAAAAAGATAAGGCAACCGAAATTCTAACCAAACTGAAAATCGCCAGTGTTGCTGAAAGAACAGAAACTAGTCCTGATGTAAAACCATACACTCAAGAGACAAATACTGAATGGATAAACGTAGAACTGCCTCCTGAATTAAAAGCAATTCAAAAATTATTGAAATTGGCTCTTGATCAAAGATATGAAACATTACGTGATAATGGAATCAAATTAGCTGAACAGCAATCTCTTTCTGCACTATTGAGAATTAGACAATTTGTATTAAATCAAAACAGACGTTCTGCAAAGCCGCTATTTACTGCAATCAGAATTCATTATGCTCTAAATATCTTGGAAGCTCATGGAATAACTCCATTTTTGAAATTTTGTGAGCGTGCTCAGGCAAAAAAGGGTGCAGGAGTAAAGGAACTTTTTGAAGTTGATCCAAATTTTACTCGTGCAGTTCATCTTGCAAAAGAAGCTCAATCTAGAGGAATTGAGCATTCTAAAATTCCTAAATTAAAAGACATCATTGAATCTGTTCCTGGAAAAGCTTTAATCTTTACTAGCTATCGTGACTCTGTTGATTTAATCTACAGTAAACTTACTGAATTAGGTGTCTCTGCCGGAATTTTGATTGGAAAAGCAGGAGAGACCGGTTTAAAACAAAAAAAGCAAATTGAAACTGTTCAAAAATTTAGAGATGGCATATTTGATGTGTTGATTGCAACACGTGTTGGAGAAGAAGGTCTAGATATTGCTGAAGTAAATCAGGTTATCTTTTATGACAATGTTCCTAGCTCAGTTAGATTTGTCCAAAGAAGAGGTAGGACTGGAAGAAAAGATACTGGAAAATTAGTTGTGCTGATTGCAAAAAATACCATTGATGAGACATACTAT encodes the following:
- a CDS encoding cytidine/deoxycytidylate deaminase family protein codes for the protein MLSTFERPNWDEYFMLQAELAKLRSNCVTRQVGAVIVRNHRQLATGYNGTPPGIKNCFDGGCKRCQLRMEGKIESGASLDRCLCNHAEANAIMHCAILGIEAGIEGAVLYTTFVPCLECTKMAITIGIRKFVCLDSYPETDFDLLKEAGVEVIQLDKTKIAKWAQELVNKYNSG
- a CDS encoding DEAD/DEAH box helicase, with the protein product MTEFIEKKYVKKDSIEKRDYQVNLAAQAISENCIVVLPTGLGKTAIALQVIAEYLSKGTGGALFLAPTRVLVNQHYEFLKENLTLDDVSLITGEDTIQKRTKLWNNSVICATPEIAKNDLDRGIVSPDQFNLVIFDEVHRTVGDYAYSGIAERFADSSARIVGMTATLPSEKDKATEILTKLKIASVAERTETSPDVKPYTQETNTEWINVELPPELKAIQKLLKLALDQRYETLRDNGIKLAEQQSLSALLRIRQFVLNQNRRSAKPLFTAIRIHYALNILEAHGITPFLKFCERAQAKKGAGVKELFEVDPNFTRAVHLAKEAQSRGIEHSKIPKLKDIIESVPGKALIFTSYRDSVDLIYSKLTELGVSAGILIGKAGETGLKQKKQIETVQKFRDGIFDVLIATRVGEEGLDIAEVNQVIFYDNVPSSVRFVQRRGRTGRKDTGKLVVLIAKNTIDETYYWIGKRKMTASKSMGDKMTKVLEKNQEIVSKKTGLDAFI